The DNA segment AGGGAAAGATGAAAAAGATAGTAATTGCACTTTTTTCACTTATGAGTATTCTTTCATTTGGTGTGAATGAGAATATTGTGAGAAAAATTAGTGTTACGGGGAATGCAGAGAGGGAAGTTATGCCAGATTTAGCGAAGATTAATTTTAAGATTGAGAAGAAGGGGAGTAACTTGAGTCAGACAACTAATGAGGTTAATAAGAAGATTGAGAAGTTCAAGAGCGAATTGAGGGCTAGGAGAATATCGCTTGAGAATTTGGAAACAAAGGCGTTTTACAATAGGAAAGGAAGCGAATATCAAGATGATGAAGATATTCTGGATGTGAAAACTGTTCCAAATAAGACTGTCAAAAAGACTGATAAAAAGCCGACTTCTTATGATGTGACAATGTTAATGCTGGTAAAAAATACAGATTTTAACAAAATTTCAGCATTGATTGACTTGGAAGATGGAAATAATTTGCAAAGTATTCAGAAAAATTTTGATGAAAATACATTTGCATTTAATATAAGTGAAAATGGGGTAACGGTTGATCAGGCCTTGAATAAAGTATTTAATAAACTTAATATTTCCAGAAGAAAATTGACAGCGGCAGGAATTCCTGAAAGCGATATTGTTTTGAGCGATTATACAATACGGGAAAATTATACAGAAAATAAGAGTACAAAAAAAGATGTTTATTATGTTACAAATGAGTTTGTACTTACAACAAAAAATATAAAGGAACTTAACACAATAATTTCAATTGCTGATGACAATGGGATAAATATAAACGGTTCAATTAATTTTGATTTGTCAGATAAGGACAGAATTGAGTCAGAAATGTACAAAGATGCCTATAATCAGACAAAACAGAAGGCGGAAAGCATTTTACGTTCCAGCAAGATGAAACTGGGAACACCGATTATTGTGAGCGAAGATGTGGAATTTCAGCAAAAAATGATTGACAGAATTGATCAGGACTGGGAAGTGAAATATGAAGCGGCAGCGGCTCCTATTGCACTTGAAACTTCGGATAGGCTTTATAATAGTAAAAGTTATGTTAAAGAAACTAGAAGTAGAAACTCAAGAGTTGACTATACTCCAAAACCGCTAAAACTTGTGCAAAATATATCAGTTATGTATGAAATGAAATAACAAAAATAGTATAACTTTATATTTAGATAATTATAAATTCACTAAAAGTAGCATCTTAATTTTTATAGAAAATTAAATTTTAGAAAGGAATTTTAAAATGAAAAAAATAATAGCGTTACTTATAATGATTTTTTCGGTAATATCATTTGCAGACGGCGAAGTTACTGGAAAAAGAATACAGGTTAGAGGGGTTTCAAAGAAGGAAATTATGCCAAATTCGGCAAAAATTGCTCTTACGATTCAAACTGAGAATGAAAGTCTGGATAAGGCAAGTGGGGAAAATTCACAAATTTTGGAAAGATATAAGAGATTGCTTGCTCAGACTGGGACAAAATACAACAAGATTAATTCGACAGGATATTCCACTTATGAAACATATAACTGGGATACGGTAATTGAAAACAAAGGGAAAAAAGAATATAAAACAAAACTTTCAGTAGAAGTTGACAGAATTTCTCTTGATACATTAAAAAATTTTATGAGTGTTCTTGCGGCTGAAAAAATTTATTCCTTGAACAGAAGTAAAAATGGCACATATATTTTCACTGTTGAATCTCAGGATGCAACAAATAAACAGGCATATCAGAATGCAATGTCAAAATTTAATGATATTCAGCAAAAATTGAGCAAAGCAGGAATTCCCGCAAGTACAGTAAAAATCTCAGGATATGACAATAAGGAAGTAAGCCTTGAAAAAAGAACAAGCAACAAAAAAAATATCCAAGTCGTTTTACATCAAATAGAAGTTGAAACAAGAGATTTGAAAAATCTTGGAAACATCATAAATGTAGCAAGCACATTAGGAATTGGTACAACTGGACAAATCGAATACGACATTGACAATAAGCAGCAGCTGGAAAATGAACTTTACGAAAATGCCTACAAGGAAGCCTTGAAAAAAGCCCAAGTTATCTTAGGAAAAACAGATTTAAACCTAAAAAATCCTGTTACAATCACAGATAAATCATACGGAGTTATCCAGCCTTATTACGATTACAACTACAATTACTACAACGAAGCCAGTTACGCAACTAATTTAGTGCAAGTGAAAAAAAGCGACAGAGAACTTCTCGATGAATCCGCAAGAAGAAACATCGTAATTTCTCCAAAAAAATTAAATATTTCAAAAACTGTCTACATCGAATTTGAAATGAACTAAAAATATAATTTAAGAAAACTGCTGTATTTATATAATATGGTAGTTTTTATTTTCTTAAAAATCAACGAAAAATTAAAAAGAAATAATTTTTAAATTAATATACAGTTGTAATTCAAATAAGGTTATAGTTTTTTTCAAATCGGTATTGACTTTAAAAAAAAATACTGTATAATTAACATTATTGTTTAAAAAATTGTGAATTGTAATTTGTTTTAGGAGGAATTTTTTTATGAAAAAGTATCATGATGATGCTGTTAAGTTATTAGAACTTGTCGGTGGAAAAGAAAATGTTGTGGCAGTTACTCACTGTGCGACTAGAATGAGATTTTCTCTTGCAGATGAGAAAAAAGCAAATCCAAAAGAGATAGGACAGCTTGACTCTGTTAAAGGAACATTTACAAATGCGGGACAGTTTCAGGTAATTGTAGGAAATGATGTTGGAGATTTCTATAAAGAATTTATAAATGTTTCAGGTATTCAAGCAGCTTCAAAAGAAGATGTAAAAAAAGCAGCTATGGAAAAACAACCATTACTACAAAGAATGGTTGCACATCTGGCAGAAATTTTCGTTCCATTAATTCCAGCATTGGTAGCTGGAGGGCTTATGCTTGGGCTAACAAATTTCTTAGGGGCAGAGTTACCGTTTTTACATAATAAGTCACTAAATCAACTATATCCTTTAGCAGCTAATTTATCTAAATTTATAAATTGGATAGGGGTAGCTGTATTTGGAATGTTGCCAGTTTTGGTTTCGTGGTCAACAGTTCGTAAATTTAAAGGTAACGAGGCACTAGGAATTGTATTGGGGCTTATGCTAGTTTTAGCAGGAACAATGTTAAATGCTTATACTTATGGGGATATTGTAGCAAAAGGGCATAATATAAGAGAAATGTTGATTAACGGATCTGCAGAATATGGAATAAAAGCAGGAGAATATGTTATTGATTTAGGATTTTATAAGATTTTAATGATAG comes from the Leptotrichia trevisanii DSM 22070 genome and includes:
- a CDS encoding SIMPL domain-containing protein (The SIMPL domain is named for its presence in mouse protein SIMPL (signalling molecule that associates with mouse pelle-like kinase). Bacterial member BP26, from Brucella, was shown to assemble into a channel-like structure, while YggE from E. coli has been associated with resistance to oxidative stress.); translated protein: MKKIVIALFSLMSILSFGVNENIVRKISVTGNAEREVMPDLAKINFKIEKKGSNLSQTTNEVNKKIEKFKSELRARRISLENLETKAFYNRKGSEYQDDEDILDVKTVPNKTVKKTDKKPTSYDVTMLMLVKNTDFNKISALIDLEDGNNLQSIQKNFDENTFAFNISENGVTVDQALNKVFNKLNISRRKLTAAGIPESDIVLSDYTIRENYTENKSTKKDVYYVTNEFVLTTKNIKELNTIISIADDNGININGSINFDLSDKDRIESEMYKDAYNQTKQKAESILRSSKMKLGTPIIVSEDVEFQQKMIDRIDQDWEVKYEAAAAPIALETSDRLYNSKSYVKETRSRNSRVDYTPKPLKLVQNISVMYEMK
- a CDS encoding SIMPL domain-containing protein (The SIMPL domain is named for its presence in mouse protein SIMPL (signalling molecule that associates with mouse pelle-like kinase). Bacterial member BP26, from Brucella, was shown to assemble into a channel-like structure, while YggE from E. coli has been associated with resistance to oxidative stress.); translation: MKKIIALLIMIFSVISFADGEVTGKRIQVRGVSKKEIMPNSAKIALTIQTENESLDKASGENSQILERYKRLLAQTGTKYNKINSTGYSTYETYNWDTVIENKGKKEYKTKLSVEVDRISLDTLKNFMSVLAAEKIYSLNRSKNGTYIFTVESQDATNKQAYQNAMSKFNDIQQKLSKAGIPASTVKISGYDNKEVSLEKRTSNKKNIQVVLHQIEVETRDLKNLGNIINVASTLGIGTTGQIEYDIDNKQQLENELYENAYKEALKKAQVILGKTDLNLKNPVTITDKSYGVIQPYYDYNYNYYNEASYATNLVQVKKSDRELLDESARRNIVISPKKLNISKTVYIEFEMN